A stretch of the Medicago truncatula cultivar Jemalong A17 chromosome 5, MtrunA17r5.0-ANR, whole genome shotgun sequence genome encodes the following:
- the LOC11420932 gene encoding F-box protein At2g26850 yields MLLYFITCVSFFLFLKPLLLLKPLPSWTNEVRLISLLFHKDFCLKSFCKLFRKTLVSRMSLVKKTLVSKVENVEEEVDSLQQNLSVLDLPELVLECILEKLPPSSLCQMAGVCHSLRERCVSDHLWERHMKQKWGRVIGSVAYREWKWHVATKKNIGSLRHGKPRSLIKFMSLYWPFSWMRMKVDAAYSNSANKQNSYLPPDSFMTWYLALETGNFSFPAQVYNRENGHVGFMLSCYDAELSYDPRTDTFQARYPPHGRRAAAVEHGIPWERLRAPPVDTPPHDLHITECLHDLHAGDHIEIQWRRNKDFPYGWWYGIVGHLESCDGNENYCRCHNSDTVVLEFNQYTSDSRWRRTTINRKDHREEGNEADGFYGGVRKIKNEKEISIWKGLWPSEVLD; encoded by the exons ATGCTACTTTACTTTATCACTTGTGTctctttctttctgtttttgaaACCACTTCTTCTTTTAAAACCACTTCCATCATGGACAAATGAGGTGAGATTGATCTCACTTTTGTTTCACAaagatttttgtttgaaatccTTCTGTAAGTTGTTTAGGAAAACACTTGTTTCAAGAATGTCTCTTGTGAAGAAGACACTTGTTTCAAAAGTAGAAAATGTTGAGGAGGAGGTAGACTCGTTGCAACAAAATTTGTCGGTGTTGGATTTGCCTGAGCTTGTGTTGGAATGCATTCTTGAAAAGCTACCTCCATCCTCACTTTGTCAAATGGCCGGTGTTTGTCATTCGTTGAGGGAGAGATGTGTGAGTGATCACCTTTGGGAGAGACACATGAAACAGAAATGGGGTAGAGTTATTGGTTCTGTTGCTTATAGGGAATGGAAATGGCATGTTGCTACTAAAAAGAATATTGGAAGCCTTAGACATGGCAAGCCAAGGAGCTTGATCAAGTTTATGTCCCTTTATTGGCCTTTTTCATGGATGAGAATGAAGGTGGATGCAGCATATAGTAATAGTGCCAATAAACAGAATAGTTATTTGCCTCCTGATTCATTCATGACTTGGTATCTTGCTCTTGAGACTGGCAATTTTTCCTTTCCTGCTCAAGTTTATAACCGTGAG AATGGCCATGTTGGATTTATGCTATCATGCTATGATGCTGAGCTTAGCTATGATCCACGCACCGACACCTTCCAAGCAAG GTATCCACCACATGGAAGAAGGGCTGCTGCAGTAGAGCATGGCATCCCATGGGAAAGGCTAAGAGCACCGCCTGTCGATACGCCTCCACATGATCTTCATATCACTGAATGTCTACATGATTTGCATGCTGGTGATCACATAGAGATTCAGTGGAGGAGAAACAAAGATTTTCCTTATG GTTGGTGGTATGGTATTGTAGGGCACTTAGAGTCATGTGATGGTAATGAAAATTACTGCCGTTGTCACAATAGTG ACACCGTGGTGCTAGAGTTCAACCAGTACACTAGTGATTCGCGCTGGAGGAGGACAACTATAAATAGGAAAGATCACCGAGAGGAGGGAAATGAAGCGGATGGATTTTACGGTGGAGTTAGAAAGATTAAGAATGAGAAGGAAATTAGCATTTGGAAAGGCCTTTGGCCTTCTGAAGTCTTGGATTAA